ACAGTTGGAACACTcattcaataaaaaattaagtaaaataaataaaaacaatctAACATTAAATCAAGAAAGTGGCATACCCAGCAGCTATGACCCGGCTAGGGTGCTCGGGTGTCCCTAATGCTTGAGTCAATATATGTCGTTCCGAGTGTACTTTTTTCTCGAGTTCAACCTATGCAGTATGATTGATAAAAGTTAGtactttataataataaaaagacatACATTCATGTTATTGAATTGTGTTAGATATCACTTACTATCCTTGCGGCAATCTCCCTATCTAAGTCCGTAACTAGGACATTATTCTTCTTACGGGAATTCAACCAAACTTGATGGCGGGTGGATCTTGAAttctgttttcttttttctgcaACAAATACACAATTAATAAGGGTTGATAtcttaaagaaaatacatagtatatagtaatatataaaGTGCAGCAAATGTAACCTTTTGTGGTTATAAAATTTTGCTAGTTTTACAACAtagtaaaataaatgaaatatataatactatgtaaGATAAACTCAATGGCCTCCTTTTGTTCATGTATAGAAAATTTCAATCTATATACACCAATGGCATAAAGAAATGCTTATATCACAATGTTACAGCAATGAAGTTTCAACATAAATTACTAGCTCAATTAACTTCATTAGCTAAATTTTGTCTAGTACTAAACCATGTTACGTCCTAGTTGCACTACAACAATTTTGATTATTAGGGGCGGACCTATTACAGGCGAGGAAGGTCCGCCCCTAATAATGAggttattaccggcggatgTGGGGGCCCGCCGGtattctgattttttttaaaaaaaataaataaaatagtaattagCGGCGGGCATTTAGTAATACCGGCGGACAGCCCGCTGCTAATATTAGTTGATATTTAAGTGCGGGAAAACGGAGCTGatgtatttcaaaatttattagcggcggacctattaccggcggggtccgccgctattcttattagcggcggaccaataCCGGCGGGGGTCCGCCGCTACTAATAGAAATACCGGAGGGACCATTAATACCGACGGGCCCCGCCggtaataatttttctataaaaaagaAACCCAACCCAGTCTTTCCATTTCCTCACTTCTCAAAATTTTCATCTCCCTCTATTCCTCTCTCGGTTTGCAGCCATATTTCCCCATTTCCCCAACCCTTTCCCTATTTTCTCCCATTCAACCACCCAACCACCGGCGCTGCTCCACCAACGGGTTCTCTTTTCTTCAAGTAACCGCTTCACATTTCCACTTTTCACATTTTcacaaactaattttttttttctggttccATATTGTTTTGTATATTTGGATGAAGATTGCAGTTTTCGCTCTCGATTGCACCGTCGCCGTCAACGTCCTCGCACCGTCACCGTCGCATCATAGTCGGCCCAAACCGCCCATTTCTTATTTTCAAGTATGTGTTTTGTATTTACTtttgataaattttttgtgtaatatttGTATGTGTTTGTAATTAGTTTGAAATttctaaataaaatcaattttctgTGTGATTTTTGTGTTATGTAATATAAATTTGTGTTATATAtgattttttagggtttttaatTTTGGTATGTAATATAAATTTGTGTGATATATtagttttagggtttttttatttGCTGGGTTGATATAAAATGTGTATGTTTTTATATAcactgtaatattttttttcataatatatattttttttgttaatatataaaataaataggtatattatatatattatattttttttgtgtataagtatatatattatatatattgtattttttaatttataattttatatagtatatattatattttttataaatatatgtattgtatatattatatatttttttttaatatataagtaaatatattatatttttatatatataaatataagtttattgtatatattatatttttatatataaatatatatttattgtatatattatatatttattttatataattaaaatgaaaaaaattatttttatgttatatatattatgtaatatatattttttttatattttataagtaaaataaataaaacttttattatataaaatactttatatataatattcatatattttatattatatatataaatatttatttaaatatggtatatttaaatttattttattttgtattattgggaattttatttaattttcttaaattggtgttttatttatgtaaatttgtgaaatgtataattttatatataattggtTTGTTGTTTACTTTTGATTGTAAGTTAGAATATGATATTatgttataaaatttatttaaaattaaattttagaagtttagaagaataaaaaacgtgaccaaaaataagaatttaatataaatttttagtatgaaatttaatttagattcatataaataattttaaaattttaaatattaataatgaagtttaataatgaattaatatatttttatgttatcataaaaaataataaaaataattatagtaattaattttttttaattaattcataaattaatttttatatattttaataaaaaaataaatacgattttttaatttaattttatgaagaaaaataattaaattagttaaattagtaagattttttaatttaattttctaaaaaaaataatttaaccttttaaagttaatttaatgtatttaaaataattttcaaagtttactaaaatatacgaaatggttaaaaaaaaaaaatcttttcaactaaaatatttttttagtatacttagtaaaataattttaatatacttAAATATAACTTCAActatttgtttaattaaaaaaaatgacaataaaaattatatataaaaacattaaataatatGGTAATATATAAAacttgaaataataataatgcaaatcaaatataaaatcataaaaGACATAGTAAATTGAAATagcataaaatattcataaaataacataaaattttcataaaatagcataaaattttcataattattttattgccaTTGCTATAACTCATAAAGTTTTAAAACACTTTTAGATGACTATGGATAAATCTTGGACTTCTTGGAGAAAACGTGGTAAAGAATATTGGGAGTGTTTGCAAGTATTTTTGGCAATGGCTTCAGCATATAAAAATTTTGATGGAAAAATTAGGTGTCCGTGTGTTAGATGCTTAAATACTCGATTTGAGCCTTTAAATATTGTAGAAGCCAATTTATTTGATTGGGGTTTCGATAATGGTTATCAAAAGTGGATTTACCACGGGGAGCCAGAAGTAGAAGTTCCACGAAATGAAGTTTTACGAAATGAAGCTGTCGAGCCAATTttagatgatgaagatgacgagATGATTCCCATCATTGAAGATTTTATCCGACCAACAACTGAAGAAGTTCAAACCAACCCCAACTCTTTTCAGTATTACAATGACTTATTTGAGGAGATTGAAGTTGAATTGTACCCTGGATGCCATTGGATTTCTTCACTTAACTTTCTGGCAAAGTTATTGCATTTGAAAGTTCGTGGAAAAATTCCTATTAGCGTATTTGATGAATCATTGAAATTGTTGAACCTTGCTTTTCcaaaaagaaataaagttcCATCAACGTACTACGAGGCTAAAAAGAGACTGAAAAAACTAGGGTTGGGGTATGAGTCAATTGATGTGTGTGAGCATGATTGCTGCTTATTTTATAAAGATCATGCAACCAAAGATGCTTGTCCAATTTGTGGAAGTAGTCGATGGATTACTTCAACAAAAACTAATGGAAAAAAAGTGCCTCGTAAAGTGTTGCGCTATTTTCTGTTGACACCAAGGTTGAAAAGATTATATGGTTCAAGACATACAGCAAAATATATGGTATGGCATCATACTGGAAAATCTAAGGATGAACGAGTGATGCGTCATCCGGTTGATGGATTAGCTTGGAAGGACTTTGATGCTAAACATCCTAATTTTGCCAGTGAACCTAGAAATGTTCGCTTAGGTTTAGCTGCTGAtggttttaatccatttggcaacatgagccTAGCTTACAGTATGTGGCCTGTTGTGTTAGCGAACTACAATATTCCACCTTGGATGTGCATGAAAGACAATAATTTCATGTTGGCTCTACTTATTCCTGGACCAAAATCTCCAGGTGAAGACATGGATGTATTTTTGAGACCGTTGGTGGATGAGCTGAAAGAGTTGTGGGTTGATGGAGTTGATACGAGAGATTGTACGACAAACACTATGTTCAAATTGCGTGCAACCCTTTTATGGACTATTAATGATTTTCCTGCTCGAAGTAGTTTGTCTGGTTTGAGTGGTCAAGGATACAAAGCTTGTCCAACATGTAACGAAGACACTACTTCAATACGAGTAATTGGTAAGACATCTTATGTAGGTCACAGAAGATTCTTGCCCAGTAACCATCGATTTAGAAGGGACACCAACTTTGATGGAGAAATTGAAAGAAGACATCCACCGAGACGTTTTACTTGTGAGAAAATTTTGGAACAAGTAAACAAACTTGTGCCACAAATTCCATGAAAACATGAGCAATTTGGAGGTGTGAAACGCAGACGGGTTGCAGAAGATCAAAATTGGAGGAAAAAAAGTATCTTCTATGAGCTTGAGTATTGGTGTACAAATACTTTGAAACACAATATTGATGTGATGCACGTTGAGAAGAATGTGTGTGACAGTCTGTTGGGCACAATCTTGGACAACGATAAATCAAAAGACACAACTAACGCGAGACACGATTTGAAGAAATTAGGAATAAGGGAATGGTTGTGGATTTATGAAGATGATAATGGCAAGTTAATGAAGCCACACGCCCCGTACGTCCTCAAAGCttatgaaaaattgaaattcTGTCAATTTATCAAGGACGTGAAGTTTCCTGATGGATTTTGCTCAAATTCTATCAATTTATCAAGGACGTCCTGAGAGCATTGGAAAGAGATTATTGATAAAACTTGGGTCAATGATGCTGCTAAAGAGAAATATGTGAGTTACActaatatttcaattttttttcttaaaattatcacataattgattatttaacaatatttatttatgtttaggAGCAACTCACTTGTAAAATGGAGGAAGAGATGGCAAGAAGTAGGCTTCAAAGCCAATCTGGCAGTGATTCTGGATCTTCGGAGGTGCCGTCTGACATCCAATTCAAGGTCATGGGCAAGGTCATGGGTGACAGGAGTGACTATATTCGAGGAGTCGGTTACAACATAGCAAAGAAGGGGAAAAGATCAACAACAACATCTAGCTCTTCCAGTCAAAGTCAGACTCAATCTCAAGCAGGGTCTACTCTTTCTCAAGACGTTGGTATTATGGCTGAGATGTTTCAGAGATTGCGTGAATGCTTTCCTCCGGGACAAGACACTTCTGATCTGTATGACCCGCGATTTGACAGATTCCTCCAGCAATATTTACCTACCCAATCTCAGGGTAGTGCAACATGTCCAAGGCCGCAACAACAACCTTTACAGCAGACTCAACAATCTCCTAATGTGCAGGGAAGCGCCTCCCAATCTCCTCTTATTCCGAACATGTTTGGACGCTCCTCCGAGTCTCCTCCATTTTTCTACTCTGATATTTTTGGAGGATCACAGTCCCAACAGCCGATGTTGGGCCAATTTGGGAGTTCATCTCAGCAGCCGATGTTTTTTGGGGGTCCAATGCAGCAAACTTCTCCGGGTCTATTTTTCGGTTCACAAAATCCATATTTTTTTCTTGGTGAGTTTCAGCAACAACCCCCGAACTTCTCGCCACAACAATCTCCAAATGTTTCGCAACAACAACAATCTCCGAATTTAGCACAACAACGACAGACTCGACAATTTGCGGAGATTTTATCTGCTCAGCAACCATATTACCCATCACCGCCAGTATCGCAAGCTCAGGACAATGCACCAAATCCTGATATTAACTTAAACGCTACTGGCTCAAATTTTGAAGatgatttatttaatcaagACAATATTAATTAGTgtatcttaattttaattatgtttggatttctttaagtttaaattaatgtatggataataatattttaatttttaagttttaaataatGAATGGATGATAATTTGtggatttattaattttaattttaatatttattaataatataaatttgaaaaaaattaattaaataaatatagaaaaaatatttataatattaaattttttattaatttttataaaaatttaattaataatataaatgttttttaattaaataattatttataatatttattaataatattattacattttttatttttttcttaaaaaccaTTATTACCGACGGACACCCGCCCGTAATAATGGTTCAGAGTTGACTGTTCTTACGCGTATTTACCGGCGGACCCCGCTCCTATTGGTCTGTCGGTATTAATCATTAATAGCGGCGGATGTGTCAGTCCGCCGCTATTAATGATTAATAGCGACGGGTTATTACCGGCGGATCCCCGCCTCTAAAGGGCAATACCGACGGATTCCAGGATTATTACCAGCGGACTGTTCCGCCCCTACTAATGGTATTTGTTGTAGTGTTGGTCCTTATCCAGATAAATCCTTATGACTTTTAAATATGATGTGACTATGTTTTGAGATTTATGTTGTCATATTTGATACACATACAGTAGAGATAGATTGGCATTCTATATATCCCTGCATCTTTTGGTATGTCTACTATTAACGAATACGACATAGTTATCCTTCTGGTTATAAAGCTTTAATTAGGACTAAAGAAATGCAATTATTAATGGAGTATTGGACATAGTGAACTATTTTATTCACGAATTGAAATACATCTTTAAGAATCGCAATGCTATGCTATGATCATAATGAATAAGATTGCCTATCCTAACCTAAGATCCTAATGATGAAGTATAGATAACTTGGTTCAATCTTATTCAATGCTATAGTCAATGGAGACAAACACTTAAGAATTGAGAGTGAGTGAGATTGAGATACTTAAGAATGAATACTAGCATATTATAAACAAGAACCACTCAATCAAACCAATTGTTTCAACATATCTAATTGATGAAAATGCATGCAGTCAACCAAAACAGGGATTaagctataaatatatatttcttaaaatttcAATGTAAATTCAAAGTTACAACCTTGTTTTTGCTGTAGTGCCATTATCGAACCaagctataaatatatattatatatatatatatatattttagttcattcatTATAATTGATCACTCTGTTGTATTATTACTTGCCAGACACACATTTGATCTTATAGTTTTTTGTTGAAATCTAACAAGAATATCAGTTAGGACTGTTGTTAGTTTAGTGCAGAGTGTTTAGATAGTTCTTTCTGTTTTTATCCTTCCGTTATTAATTTTCTGTTGTTTGTTGGCAGTCATAACAACTTTTGGTTGTTATTCTGTTATGAGGTTTTACTGCCTATAAAGGCTGATTGTATTTTTCCTCATTAGTTATTCAGATATTTTTCAATGAAAACTATACACTGCTTTTCTCATTTCcgcaacatggtatcagagcaaggaaGTTATGCTTCCTTCCGATCTTGATTATCCCTGTCGTTCCTTCTCGTCgtgttcttcttctccttctccgGCGACGATCAGTGTCTGCATTGAAGAATTCATCTCTTCATCGACACAGGTTTTCTCTCAACATTTCTCTTTCTGTAATTACTCTATTTTCCTTTACTTCGTCTTGCTTTTCTTGCTGTTATGGCGACAAATGAACAAGAAGCAGGGTCAGTCGAAGGAGATTCATCCCAAGTCAACAATGGAGGAAATCCAAATCAAACCACAAACACTGGTTTCAATGTTCAGATGACAAGATCAAGGAGCCAGATTGAGGATCCATCAGATCCGTATTACCTACACCACGGAGACAATCCTGGCAACATTTTGGTGTCTCAATTGTTGACTGGGCAGGACAACTATATTGCTTGGTGCAGAGCTATGGAGCTTGCGATTTCTGTCAAGAACAAATTGGGGTTCTTGAATGGCTCTATCCCTAAACCTCCTATCACTGACCATGTTCTTTACAATGCTTGGATCCGTAATAACAACATTGTTATTTCCTGGATTATCAATTCCGTTTCAAAGGAAATCTCATCTAGCATACTATACGATGAGTCTGCTATGCTGCAATCTGGAACGATTTAAAGGTGCGATTCCAGCAGAAAAATGGAGCTCATATATACAACCTAAGGAAAGACTTGATGAATCTCAGACAAGAAAATCAAACTGTGAGTATATACTTTACTAAGCTGAAAACAGTTTGGGAACAGCTATCTAATTTCAGGCCAAATTGTACTTGTAATGGGTGTTCTTGTGGAGGAGTCAAGAAATTACAAGAACATCACAATATGGAGTACATTATGTCATTTCTCATGGGTCTTTCCGATCTTTATGCTCAAGTGCGTGGTAATATCCTTGTCATGGATCCTCTTCCTGAAATTAATAGAGTCTTTCATCTAGTAACGCAAGAAGAGAACCAAAGAAGAGGACAAGGCAGTACAACAGATCCAAACTCGAATATGGCCTTCGCTTTTCAAGGGGAAAAGGCTTCAAGCAAGGGTGACACTCAAGGACCACCTAAAACTCAGCAACCTAAACGTGGCAGGCCCTTTTGTACTCATTGTAACATGCATGGTCACACCATCGAAAAATGTTACAAGATACATGGATATCCCCCCGGGTACAACAAAGGAGGAAAATCAAAGGATGCTGCAGCAAACCAATTCCAAACATCCAATGAAACAGCACTACAAGAAAGGAgaccttttatcccacttttatccttaacaaaaataaaaagtgggataaaagatATGTTACaactttttatcccacttttagaTTTGGCatctcaaaaataatatataatatttttttagacaaGGGCCCTGTTTGGttgaacattaaaaaaaaaaaaaaccatagtaAAAAATGAGTTAaagattgaatttttatttaccaACCAAACAAGCTCCAAATGACTTATGTATATCAAGGGCCTTGTTTGGTTGGTAagttaaaaatctatttttctctcttaaagtAGGATAAAACAATAGCAAGTGCCAAACAGGCTTTAGTTaaacccttttatcccggttttttgctaaaaaccgggataaaagggtttAACCCAAAACCCTTTAATTCACTTTGGACagaccttttatcccggttttttggttaaaaaccgggataaaagctTTAGGTAAATAAATTACCCCTTAGTCGTCTCACACCATAACACGCTGCCGTCAGACCATAACCCTAGCTTCCTCTCAATCGCAAGTgcgatttttcttcttcttcttcttcttcttcttctttttttttatttttgcctTGGTTGTACagtaactctttttttttcaagtagGAAGGAGAACACTCATCTccatcagcatcactaaaggaAGAAGAAACACATTTTCAGGTACAATAACTTcctctttttttcattttaatgacttttttttatcaaaaaacattttttttgcTTCTATCTTTACATTGAAAtgttaaatataccaataaaaattatttctttcatatttttagGAAGAAAAAAAGTGAGTTTGTGAGTGGGTATGATTGAGTccgaaaatttaagaaaattttaagtgGGTTTGTGAGTGGGTATGATTAAatatttgtttgtttatttttttttaataaaatacattgaatattattttttttttgttactttttatttatttctaatttAGTATTATTGttgaattaatatatttagttctaatcatatatatgtatttttttgagtaatttattttatttaaattagaatGTTATAATT
This Cannabis sativa cultivar Pink pepper isolate KNU-18-1 chromosome 6, ASM2916894v1, whole genome shotgun sequence DNA region includes the following protein-coding sequences:
- the LOC115695497 gene encoding uncharacterized protein LOC115695497, encoding MDKSWTSWRKRGKEYWECLQVFLAMASAYKNFDGKIRCPCVRCLNTRFEPLNIVEANLFDWGFDNGYQKWIYHGEPEVEVPRNEVLRNEAVEPILDDEDDEMIPIIEDFIRPTTEEVQTNPNSFQYYNDLFEEIEVELYPGCHWISSLNFLAKLLHLKVRGKIPISVFDESLKLLNLAFPKRNKVPSTYYEAKKRLKKLGLGYESIDVCEHDCCLFYKDHATKDACPICGSSRWITSTKTNGKKVPRKVLRYFLLTPRLKRLYGSRHTAKYMVWHHTGKSKDERVMRHPVDGLAWKDFDAKHPNFASEPRNVRLGLAADGFNPFGNMSLAYSMWPVVLANYNIPPWMCMKDNNFMLALLIPGPKSPGEDMDVFLRPLVDELKELWVDGVDTRDCTTNTMFKLRATLLWTINDFPARSSLSGLSGQGYKACPTCNEDTTSIRVIGKTSYVGHRRFLPSNHRFRRDTNFDGEIERRHPPRRFTCEKILEQVNKLVPQIP